One segment of Trichlorobacter ammonificans DNA contains the following:
- a CDS encoding SpoIIE family protein phosphatase: MHWADLGVTARLILALSLCGGLIFAVVFSVNDRFTSRLVEEQVMAHSRDVVAAAVYSIDDQLRAVARDQATLATALESAPRLTTADLRRILRYHVATNEEVFGAAIAFAPGFSPNGRERSAPYCFKRLNGELAIIDLASPSYNYPQQPWYRLPAERKAPVWSEPYFDEGGGNVVMTTYSVPFYRMQGGVRRFAGIATSDVSVDWLGRQIASLKLNRNGYAALFSRNGVYLAHPDRSLVMRETLAGVAEKKNNPVLREIGRAITRGESGFVTGSNVFDRESWIYYAPVPATGWSLAVVFPAEEMRSEVTRIGRMIALLCIAGIVVLVLAIVLVARSVSRPLAEISLAVQRIAGGDLDGDLPPIRVGGEVRHLADSFGRMQRDLKEHIRQLTETTAVKERMAGELSVAHDLQMAILPHELPELPGLEIAGCCVPAREVGGDFYDARLLADGRLFFVIGDVSGKGVPAALYMAMAVTLARAGAGDDCDPAELLGRINRELCRGNDSCMFATILCGIIDPNSGMVRLANAGHTPPAIRRADGTCVFQRLSPGLVAGYLEDFTYVEEQVTLIAGDTLILYTDGVTEAMSGAGELFGEARLLAALSGGTGGAGELLRKVEEAVAAFADAASQSDDLTMLALFRRDGTGKSGGACTSF; encoded by the coding sequence GTGCACTGGGCTGATCTGGGCGTCACGGCCCGGCTGATCCTTGCCCTGTCCCTCTGCGGCGGCTTGATCTTCGCCGTGGTGTTCTCCGTGAATGACCGCTTCACCAGCAGGCTGGTTGAAGAGCAGGTCATGGCCCACTCGCGGGACGTGGTGGCCGCGGCGGTCTACAGCATCGACGACCAGTTGCGGGCGGTGGCACGGGATCAGGCCACGCTGGCGACCGCCCTTGAGTCGGCCCCCCGGCTGACGACGGCCGACCTGCGCCGCATCCTGCGCTACCACGTTGCCACCAACGAAGAGGTGTTCGGCGCCGCCATCGCCTTTGCCCCCGGTTTCTCCCCGAACGGCCGGGAACGTTCGGCCCCCTACTGTTTCAAACGTCTGAACGGCGAACTGGCCATTATCGACCTGGCGTCCCCTTCCTACAACTACCCGCAACAGCCCTGGTACCGCCTTCCCGCCGAGCGGAAAGCGCCGGTCTGGAGCGAGCCCTACTTCGACGAAGGGGGCGGCAACGTGGTCATGACCACCTATTCCGTCCCCTTTTACCGGATGCAGGGCGGGGTCCGCCGTTTTGCCGGCATTGCCACCTCCGATGTCTCGGTGGACTGGCTCGGCCGTCAGATCGCCTCGCTCAAGCTGAACCGCAACGGCTACGCGGCGCTTTTTTCCCGCAACGGGGTCTACCTGGCCCATCCGGACCGCTCCCTGGTGATGCGGGAAACCCTTGCCGGCGTCGCCGAAAAGAAGAACAACCCGGTGCTGCGCGAGATCGGTCGGGCCATCACCCGTGGCGAGAGCGGCTTTGTCACCGGCAGCAATGTCTTCGACAGGGAAAGCTGGATCTACTACGCGCCGGTGCCGGCCACCGGCTGGTCGCTGGCAGTGGTGTTCCCGGCGGAGGAGATGCGCAGCGAGGTGACCAGGATCGGCCGGATGATTGCGCTGCTCTGCATTGCCGGCATCGTGGTGCTGGTGTTGGCCATCGTGCTGGTGGCCCGCAGTGTCAGTCGTCCCCTGGCCGAGATCAGCCTGGCGGTGCAGCGGATCGCCGGCGGCGATCTGGACGGCGACCTGCCGCCGATTCGCGTCGGCGGGGAGGTGCGGCATCTGGCCGACTCCTTCGGACGGATGCAGCGGGATCTGAAGGAGCATATCCGGCAGTTGACCGAGACCACGGCGGTCAAGGAGCGGATGGCCGGCGAGCTGTCCGTTGCCCATGACCTGCAGATGGCGATCCTGCCCCATGAGCTGCCGGAGCTTCCGGGCCTGGAGATCGCCGGCTGCTGCGTGCCGGCACGGGAGGTGGGGGGGGATTTCTACGACGCCCGCTTGCTGGCCGACGGCCGCCTCTTCTTCGTGATCGGCGACGTTTCCGGCAAGGGGGTTCCCGCCGCCCTCTACATGGCCATGGCGGTCACCCTGGCCCGGGCCGGAGCCGGTGACGACTGCGATCCGGCCGAACTGCTGGGTCGAATCAATCGTGAACTGTGCCGGGGCAATGACAGCTGCATGTTCGCCACCATCCTCTGCGGTATCATTGATCCGAACAGCGGCATGGTGCGACTGGCCAACGCCGGCCACACGCCGCCGGCAATCAGGCGTGCGGACGGGACGTGCGTTTTTCAGCGCCTCAGCCCCGGGCTGGTTGCCGGATATCTGGAGGATTTCACGTATGTCGAGGAGCAGGTGACGCTGATCGCCGGTGATACCCTGATTCTCTATACGGATGGGGTCACCGAGGCGATGAGCGGGGCAGGGGAGCTGTTCGGGGAAGCACGGCTGCTGGCCGCGCTTTCCGGCGGAACCGGCGGTGCGGGCGAGCTCCTTCGCAAGGTTGAGGAAGCCGTTGCCGCCTTTGCGGACGCCGCCAGCCAGTCCGACGACCTGACCATGCTGGCCCTGTTCCGCCGGGACGGCACGGGGAAATCAGGAGGAGCATGTACGTCTTTCTGA
- a CDS encoding MFS transporter: protein MYVFLRDNRNFRNFWLGQVASQIGDRVHTLAVIWLVYTWTRSGTALGLVLIAATLPSVLVSPWAGYLADRFDRRKIAIAADLIRCLLVLALALLASTGTLEMTGLVIMTALISLASAFFNPATLAMLPAIVPAADLARANAITQLSANASGALGFLAGSGLIALIGVPAAFLCNGVSFVVSALLLASIAYAQAGGAGHPSFLVNLREGWTVVRGIPVVARLLAPLVVINFLFSSLSVLIPVFGEGVFRSGSAGVGLLLAAFTCGMFLAALALSSWHPAASLSRLMTASLLLVGGSFLLMGLFAAMPLFLGALALTGFALNGVNICLITLFQRMVPGEVRGKFFSLLTAVSLSAQPISFGLTGWLSDLVSPAVILSACGLALLVCAAFVARIGELRDQYV from the coding sequence ATGTACGTCTTTCTGAGGGATAATCGCAATTTCAGAAATTTCTGGCTGGGTCAGGTGGCCTCGCAGATCGGCGACCGGGTGCATACCCTGGCGGTGATCTGGCTGGTCTACACCTGGACCCGCTCCGGCACCGCCCTGGGACTGGTGCTGATCGCCGCCACCCTGCCGTCCGTGCTGGTCTCCCCCTGGGCCGGCTACCTTGCCGACCGTTTTGACCGCAGAAAAATCGCCATTGCCGCCGACCTGATCCGCTGCCTGCTGGTGCTGGCCCTGGCCCTGCTGGCCTCCACCGGCACGCTGGAGATGACCGGCCTCGTCATCATGACGGCGCTGATCTCCCTGGCTTCCGCCTTTTTCAACCCCGCCACCCTGGCCATGCTCCCTGCGATCGTTCCGGCCGCGGACCTGGCGCGGGCCAACGCCATAACCCAGCTCTCCGCCAATGCCAGCGGTGCCCTGGGCTTTCTGGCCGGCAGCGGCCTGATCGCCCTGATCGGCGTGCCGGCCGCCTTCCTGTGCAACGGCGTCTCCTTCGTCGTCTCCGCCCTGCTGCTGGCCTCCATCGCCTATGCGCAGGCCGGCGGCGCCGGACACCCCTCCTTTCTCGTCAACCTGCGCGAGGGCTGGACCGTGGTGCGGGGCATTCCCGTGGTTGCCCGGTTGCTGGCCCCGCTGGTGGTGATCAACTTCCTCTTCTCCTCCCTGTCGGTGCTGATTCCGGTGTTCGGCGAAGGGGTGTTCCGGTCCGGTTCCGCCGGGGTCGGGCTGCTCCTGGCCGCCTTTACCTGCGGCATGTTCCTGGCGGCACTGGCGCTCAGCAGCTGGCATCCCGCGGCGTCGCTGTCCCGTCTGATGACCGCAAGCCTGCTGCTGGTGGGGGGAAGCTTTCTGCTGATGGGGCTGTTCGCCGCCATGCCGCTTTTCCTCGGCGCGCTGGCGCTGACCGGTTTTGCCCTGAACGGAGTGAACATCTGCCTGATCACCCTGTTCCAGCGGATGGTGCCGGGCGAGGTGCGGGGCAAGTTCTTCAGCCTGCTTACGGCGGTCTCCCTTTCGGCGCAGCCGATCTCCTTCGGCCTGACCGGCTGGCTGTCCGACCTGGTCAGCCCGGCGGTCATCCTGTCGGCCTGCGGCCTGGCCCTGCTGGTGTGTGCCGCGTTTGTTGCCCGGATCGGTGAGCTTCGTGACCAGTACGTGTGA